A DNA window from Vigna unguiculata cultivar IT97K-499-35 chromosome 10, ASM411807v1, whole genome shotgun sequence contains the following coding sequences:
- the LOC114166679 gene encoding ethylene-responsive transcription factor WIN1 gives MVQSRKFRGVRQRHWGSWVSEIRHPLLKRRVWLGTFETAEEAARAYDEAAILMSGRNAKTNFPVGENQVVNHTASSSSSSTTTLSAVLSAKLRKCCKSPSPSLTCLRLDTENSHIGVWQKRAGPRSDSSWIMMVELEKRNSDVDHDHDHPHDHDHGHSNHDYDRDYDHDQDQGPSSNSEVPVVDHHAPEKIKPEEGNGIDEEQRMALQMIEELLNRN, from the exons ATGGTGCAATCAAGGAAATTCAGAGGTGTGAGGCAACGCCATTGGGGCTCGTGGGTTTCTGAGATTCGTCACCCATTATT GAAAAGGAGGGTGTGGCTTGGGACATTCGAGACAGCTGAGGAAGCAGCAAGAGCATACGATGAAGCAGCCATTTTGATGAGTGGAAGAAACGCTAAAACAAACTTCCCAGTTGGTGAAAACCAAGTGGTGAATCACACtgcttcatcttcttcctcctccacCACTACATTGTCTGCAGTTCTGAGTGCAAAGCTCAGGAAGTGCTGCAAATCACCCTCTCCTTCCCTCACTTGCTTAAGACTTGACACTGAAAATTCCCACATTGGGGTGTGGCAGAAGAGAGCAGGCCCTCGTTCTGACTCTAGCTGGATCATGATGGTTGAGCTGGAAAAAAGGAATAGCGACGTTGATCATGATCATGATCATCCCCATGACCATGATCATGGTCATTCTAACCATGACTATGATCGTGATTATGATCATGATCAAGATCAAGGTCCTTCTTCTAATTCTGAAGTTCCTGTAGTTGATCATCATGCCCCAGAAAAGATAAAGCCTGAGGAAGGTAATGGCATAGATGAGGAGCAGAGAATGGCTCTCCAGATGATAGAGGAGCTTCTGAATAGGAATTGA
- the LOC114165872 gene encoding TSET complex member tstD, giving the protein MILAVLFANAEGNILIERFHGVPAEERLHWRSFLVKLGADNLKGVKNEELLVACHKSVYIVYTVLGDVSIYVVGKDAYDELALSEVIFVITSAVKDVCGKPPSERLFLDKYGRICLCLDEIVWKGYLENTEKDRIKRLIRLKPPTEF; this is encoded by the exons ATGATCCTTGCGGTGCTCTTTGCCAACGCTGAGGGCAATATCCTCATCGAACG TTTTCATGGGGTACCTGCTGAGGAGCGCCTACACTGGCGTTCTTTCTTAGTCAAACTAGGAGCTGATAATCTTAAGGGTGTCAAAAACGAAGAGCTCCTAGTTGCTTGCCACAA ATCAGTTTATATAGTATACACGGTGCTTGGGGATGTCAGCATCTATGTTGTGGGAAAGGACGCATATGACGAGCTTGCCT TGTCAGAAGTGATCTTCGTCATAACCTCAGCTGTGAAGGATGTATGTGGGAAGCCCCCAAGTGAGCGTCTCTTCCTTGACAAGTATGGACGAATTTGCCTTTGTTTGGATGAAATTGTATGGAAG GGATATTTGGAAAATACAGAAAAGGATAGAATCAAAAGACTGATAAGGTTAAAGCCTCCAACAGAGTTTTGA
- the LOC114166673 gene encoding DEAD-box ATP-dependent RNA helicase 56 isoform X2, whose amino-acid sequence MDVICQAKSGMGKTAVFVLSTLQQVDPVPGQVAALVLCHTRELAYQICHEFERFSTYLPDIKAAVFYGGVNIKVHKELLKNECPHIVVGTPGRILALARDKDLGLKNVRHFILDECDKMLESLDMRRDVQEIFKLTPHDKQVMMFSATLSKEIRPVCKKFMQDPMEIYVDDEAKLTLHGLVQHYIKLQESEKNRKLNDLLDALDFNQVVIFVKSVSRAAELNKLLVECNFPSICIHSAMSQEERLKRYKGFKEGKQRILVATDLVGRGIDIERVNIVINYDMPDSADTYLHRVGRAGRFGTKGLAITFVSSTADSEVLNQVQSRFEVDIKELPEQIDTSTYMPN is encoded by the exons ATGGATGTTATTTGTCAAGCAAAATCTGGGATGGGAAAGACTGCTGTTTTTGTTCTTTCTACACTTCAGCAAGTTGATCCTGTTCCTGGTCAAGTTGCAGCTCTTGTTCTTTGCCACACAAGAGAACTGGCTTATCAG ATTTGCCATGAATTTGAGAGATTCAGTACATATCTTCCTGATATAAAGGCTGCTGTTTTCTATGGTGGCGTCAATATCAAGGTTCACAAAGAATTGCTCAAGAATGAATGTCCTCATATTGTTGTTGGAACACCAGGGAGGATTCTTGCTTTGGCTAGAGATAAGGACCTTGGTTTAAAGAACGTGAGGCATTTCATACTTGATGAGTGTGACAAGATGCTTGAATCACTTG ATATGAGAAGAGACGTCCAGGAGATTTTCAAATTGACTCCTCATGATAAACAAGTGATGATGTTTTCAGCCACACTTAGTAAAGAGATTCGACCCGTTTGCAAGAAATTTATGCAAGAT CCTATGGAAATCTATGTGGATGATGAGGCCAAGTTGACGCTTCATGGTCTTGTCCAG CACTACATCAAATTGCAAGAGTCAGAGAAGAACCGGAAGTTGAATGATCTTCTTGATGCTCTGGATTTCAACCAAGTAGTTATTTTTGTCAAGAGTGTTAGCAGAGCAGCAGAGTTGAACAAGTTGCTTGTGGAGTGTAACTTCCCATCCATCTGCATACATTCTGCAATGTCACAGGAAGAGAG ATTGAAACGATACAAAGGCTTCAAGGAAGGGAAGCAAAGGATTCTCGTGGCAACTGACTTAGTAGGGAGGGGAATTGACATAGAACGTGTTAATATAGTTATTAATTATGACATGCCTGATTCTGCCGATACTTACTTGCACAGG GTAGGAAGAGCAGGTAGATTTGGCACGAAGGGGCTTGCTATTACTTTTGTCTCCTCCACTGCCGACTCTGAAGTTCTTAATCAG GTGCAATCTAGGTTTGAAGTTGATATTAAGGAGCTTCCTGAACAAATTGACACTTCGACATACA TGCCAAATTGA
- the LOC114166673 gene encoding DEAD-box ATP-dependent RNA helicase 56 isoform X1, which produces MGELKDAETYEEELLDYEEEDEKAPDSAKPAESGKKGYVGIHSSGFRDFLLKPELLRAIVDSGFEHPSEVQHECIPQAILGMDVICQAKSGMGKTAVFVLSTLQQVDPVPGQVAALVLCHTRELAYQICHEFERFSTYLPDIKAAVFYGGVNIKVHKELLKNECPHIVVGTPGRILALARDKDLGLKNVRHFILDECDKMLESLDMRRDVQEIFKLTPHDKQVMMFSATLSKEIRPVCKKFMQDPMEIYVDDEAKLTLHGLVQHYIKLQESEKNRKLNDLLDALDFNQVVIFVKSVSRAAELNKLLVECNFPSICIHSAMSQEERLKRYKGFKEGKQRILVATDLVGRGIDIERVNIVINYDMPDSADTYLHRVGRAGRFGTKGLAITFVSSTADSEVLNQVQSRFEVDIKELPEQIDTSTYMPN; this is translated from the exons ATGGGAGAATTGAAGGACGCCGAGACTTACGAGGAAGAGCTCCTCGATTacgaagaagaagatgagaaagCTCCCGATTCTGCCAAGCCTGCAGAATCCGGCAAGAA GGGTTATGTTGGCATCCATAGTTCGGGTTTTCGAGACTTCCTGTTGAAGCCAGAGCTTCTGCGAGCCATTGTAGATTCAGGATTTGAGCATCCTTCAGAAG TGCAACATGAATGCATCCCTCAAGCAATCTTAGGAATGGATGTTATTTGTCAAGCAAAATCTGGGATGGGAAAGACTGCTGTTTTTGTTCTTTCTACACTTCAGCAAGTTGATCCTGTTCCTGGTCAAGTTGCAGCTCTTGTTCTTTGCCACACAAGAGAACTGGCTTATCAG ATTTGCCATGAATTTGAGAGATTCAGTACATATCTTCCTGATATAAAGGCTGCTGTTTTCTATGGTGGCGTCAATATCAAGGTTCACAAAGAATTGCTCAAGAATGAATGTCCTCATATTGTTGTTGGAACACCAGGGAGGATTCTTGCTTTGGCTAGAGATAAGGACCTTGGTTTAAAGAACGTGAGGCATTTCATACTTGATGAGTGTGACAAGATGCTTGAATCACTTG ATATGAGAAGAGACGTCCAGGAGATTTTCAAATTGACTCCTCATGATAAACAAGTGATGATGTTTTCAGCCACACTTAGTAAAGAGATTCGACCCGTTTGCAAGAAATTTATGCAAGAT CCTATGGAAATCTATGTGGATGATGAGGCCAAGTTGACGCTTCATGGTCTTGTCCAG CACTACATCAAATTGCAAGAGTCAGAGAAGAACCGGAAGTTGAATGATCTTCTTGATGCTCTGGATTTCAACCAAGTAGTTATTTTTGTCAAGAGTGTTAGCAGAGCAGCAGAGTTGAACAAGTTGCTTGTGGAGTGTAACTTCCCATCCATCTGCATACATTCTGCAATGTCACAGGAAGAGAG ATTGAAACGATACAAAGGCTTCAAGGAAGGGAAGCAAAGGATTCTCGTGGCAACTGACTTAGTAGGGAGGGGAATTGACATAGAACGTGTTAATATAGTTATTAATTATGACATGCCTGATTCTGCCGATACTTACTTGCACAGG GTAGGAAGAGCAGGTAGATTTGGCACGAAGGGGCTTGCTATTACTTTTGTCTCCTCCACTGCCGACTCTGAAGTTCTTAATCAG GTGCAATCTAGGTTTGAAGTTGATATTAAGGAGCTTCCTGAACAAATTGACACTTCGACATACA TGCCAAATTGA
- the LOC114166672 gene encoding O-fucosyltransferase 13 isoform X2 gives MRRDFCDGVGIARLLNATLVLPKFEVASYWNETSGFADVYDVDYFIQHMNGFVKVVKELPPEVASKEPVPVDCSKRKGQFDYVESVLPSLLQHKYISITPAMSQRRDRYPLYAKAALCQACYKALRLSRSLEMKASELLEAIPKPFLSLHLRFEPDMVAYSQCEYKGLSPASMKAIEEAQIDRKPWTGDLARIWRLRGKCPLTPNETAVVLESLSIPPTTNIYLAAGDGLMEMEGLTETYANIFTKSSLLSREDFTNMHGNTKAALDYYVSINSDSYVATYFGNMDKMVAAMRAFKGLYKTLFLSRRGFAELTSKGLRGKELMAALWKVHRDDFAIGRGSALPECFCEFKL, from the exons ATGCGAAGAGAT TTCTGTGACGGTGTGGGCATTGCTCGTTTGTTAAATGCAACCCTCGTCTTGCCAAAGTTTGAAGTGGCCTCATATTGGAATGAAACAAG TGGTTTTGCTGATGTATATGATGTAGACTACTTCATACAGCATATGAATGGCTTTGTCAAAGTTGTGAAAGAGTTACCACCAGAGGTTGCATCTAAAGAACCTGTTCCAGTGGACTGTAGCAAACGGAAAGGGCAATTTGATTACGTTGAAAGTGTTCTTCCATCTTTGTTACAACACAAGTACATCTCAATCACACCAGCAATGTCCCAAAGAAGAGACAG ATACCCTTTGTATGCAAAAGCTGCTCTGTGTCAAGCTTGTTACAAAGCATTGCGTCTTTCGAGGTCCTTGGAAATGAAGGCCTCTGAGCTTCTGGAAGCAATACCTAAACCCTTTTTGTCTCTTCATCTTCGTTTTGAGCCTGATATGGTTGCATACAGTCAGTGTGAGTACAAGGGTCTTTCTCCTGCTTCCATGAAAGCCATAGAGGAAGCACAAATCGACAGAAAACCATGGACTGGAGACTTAGCTCGCATTTGGAGACTACGTGGAAAATGTCCACTTACACCAAACGAGACTGCTGTAGTACTTGAATCTCTTTCCATCCCACCAACTACAAATATATACCTTGCTGCTGGAGATGGTTTGATGGAGATGGAAGGATTGACAGAGACCTATGCCAACATATTTACTAAGTCAAGTCTTCTTAGTAGGGAAGACTTCACAAACATGCATGGCAATACAAAAGCTGCTTTGGATTATTATGTATCCATTAACAGTGATTCTTATGTAGCTACGTATTTTGGGAACATGGACAAGATGGTTGCAGCAATGAGAGCTTTCAAAGGTTTGTACAAGACTCTATTTTTGAGTAGAAGAGGTTTTGCAGAATTAACCTCAAAGGGTCTTAGGGGAAAGGAGTTGATGGCAGCGCTGTGGAAGGTTCacagagatgattttgctatcGGAAGAGGCTCTGCTCTGCCAGAGTGTTTTTGCGAATTCAAGTTGTGA
- the LOC114166672 gene encoding O-fucosyltransferase 13 isoform X1, protein MFVFSVKPFFSVLLVSLSLLFLLVLLSPPSLLSQIPISGGEVVGIWNVRRLVEWRPCNWWLQGQQTALPLETNGYIRVDCYGGLNQMRRDFCDGVGIARLLNATLVLPKFEVASYWNETSGFADVYDVDYFIQHMNGFVKVVKELPPEVASKEPVPVDCSKRKGQFDYVESVLPSLLQHKYISITPAMSQRRDRYPLYAKAALCQACYKALRLSRSLEMKASELLEAIPKPFLSLHLRFEPDMVAYSQCEYKGLSPASMKAIEEAQIDRKPWTGDLARIWRLRGKCPLTPNETAVVLESLSIPPTTNIYLAAGDGLMEMEGLTETYANIFTKSSLLSREDFTNMHGNTKAALDYYVSINSDSYVATYFGNMDKMVAAMRAFKGLYKTLFLSRRGFAELTSKGLRGKELMAALWKVHRDDFAIGRGSALPECFCEFKL, encoded by the exons ATGTTCGTTTTCTCTGTAAAACCTTTCTTCAGTGTCCTTCTCGTTTCGCTCTCACTCCTCTTCCTTCTCGTACTGCTATCGCCTCCTTCCCTTTTATCCCAAATTCCCATTTCTGG TGGGGAGGTGGTGGGTATATGGAATGTTCGGAGACTCGTGGAATGGAGACCTTGCAATTGGTGGCTACAAGGACAACAAACAG CTCTACCACTAGAAACCAACGGATATATCAGAGTGGATTGCTATGGAGGCCTCAATCAGATGCGAAGAGAT TTCTGTGACGGTGTGGGCATTGCTCGTTTGTTAAATGCAACCCTCGTCTTGCCAAAGTTTGAAGTGGCCTCATATTGGAATGAAACAAG TGGTTTTGCTGATGTATATGATGTAGACTACTTCATACAGCATATGAATGGCTTTGTCAAAGTTGTGAAAGAGTTACCACCAGAGGTTGCATCTAAAGAACCTGTTCCAGTGGACTGTAGCAAACGGAAAGGGCAATTTGATTACGTTGAAAGTGTTCTTCCATCTTTGTTACAACACAAGTACATCTCAATCACACCAGCAATGTCCCAAAGAAGAGACAG ATACCCTTTGTATGCAAAAGCTGCTCTGTGTCAAGCTTGTTACAAAGCATTGCGTCTTTCGAGGTCCTTGGAAATGAAGGCCTCTGAGCTTCTGGAAGCAATACCTAAACCCTTTTTGTCTCTTCATCTTCGTTTTGAGCCTGATATGGTTGCATACAGTCAGTGTGAGTACAAGGGTCTTTCTCCTGCTTCCATGAAAGCCATAGAGGAAGCACAAATCGACAGAAAACCATGGACTGGAGACTTAGCTCGCATTTGGAGACTACGTGGAAAATGTCCACTTACACCAAACGAGACTGCTGTAGTACTTGAATCTCTTTCCATCCCACCAACTACAAATATATACCTTGCTGCTGGAGATGGTTTGATGGAGATGGAAGGATTGACAGAGACCTATGCCAACATATTTACTAAGTCAAGTCTTCTTAGTAGGGAAGACTTCACAAACATGCATGGCAATACAAAAGCTGCTTTGGATTATTATGTATCCATTAACAGTGATTCTTATGTAGCTACGTATTTTGGGAACATGGACAAGATGGTTGCAGCAATGAGAGCTTTCAAAGGTTTGTACAAGACTCTATTTTTGAGTAGAAGAGGTTTTGCAGAATTAACCTCAAAGGGTCTTAGGGGAAAGGAGTTGATGGCAGCGCTGTGGAAGGTTCacagagatgattttgctatcGGAAGAGGCTCTGCTCTGCCAGAGTGTTTTTGCGAATTCAAGTTGTGA